The Actinomycetota bacterium genome has a segment encoding these proteins:
- a CDS encoding sulfotransferase — MTDHRLVFVGGLHRSGTTPLARCLAAHRQISGFANTGAEEDEGQHLQTVYPPARAYGGPGRFARHPAAHLTESSPLLTPDTAARLLDQWRPHWDLARPVLVEKSPPNLLMTRFLQGAFPDARFVMVVRHPAIVSLSTRKWARLSSLGALLDHWFAAHRRFEDDAPFIHRLLVVKYEHLVADPERTLAEIAAFLELDGDIPTGGIDTRRSATYERQWADLAAAGPWRRERFRGLCRRHEAAANHFGYSLLDLERADPFPVGSPRTP, encoded by the coding sequence ATGACCGACCATCGGCTGGTGTTCGTGGGCGGGCTGCACCGCAGCGGGACGACCCCGCTGGCCCGCTGCCTGGCCGCCCATCGACAGATCAGCGGCTTCGCGAACACCGGGGCGGAGGAGGACGAGGGCCAGCACCTCCAGACCGTCTACCCCCCGGCCAGGGCCTACGGCGGCCCGGGCCGGTTCGCGCGCCACCCGGCCGCCCACCTCACCGAGAGCTCGCCCCTGCTCACCCCGGACACGGCCGCCCGCCTGCTCGACCAGTGGCGGCCCCACTGGGACCTGGCCAGGCCGGTCCTGGTCGAGAAGTCCCCGCCCAACCTGCTCATGACCCGGTTCCTCCAGGGCGCCTTCCCCGACGCCCGCTTCGTCATGGTGGTCAGGCACCCGGCCATCGTCAGCCTCTCCACCCGCAAGTGGGCCCGGCTCAGCTCGCTGGGCGCCCTGCTCGACCACTGGTTCGCCGCCCACCGCCGGTTCGAGGACGACGCCCCCTTCATCCACCGCCTGCTCGTGGTCAAGTACGAGCACCTGGTCGCCGACCCCGAGCGCACCCTGGCCGAGATCGCCGCCTTCCTCGAGCTCGACGGCGACATCCCCACCGGCGGCATCGACACTCGCCGCAGCGCCACCTACGAGCGCCAGTGGGCCGACCTGGCCGCCGCCGGCCCCTGGCGCCGGGAACGCTTCCGCGGCCTCTGCCGCCGCCACGAGGCGGCGGCCAACCACTTCGGCTACAGCCTCCTCGACCTGGAGCGGGCCGACCCGTTCCCGGTGGGGTCGCCCCGCACCCCCTGA
- a CDS encoding VOC family protein, with translation GTRLVNLVVDAASPAASARWWADALGWRVTLEQPDEVVVEPPEPDGLGLPLVFVPVPEPKTGPNRVHLDLASPSAADQAALVARLTALGATPADVGQGEVPWVVLADPDGNELCVLEPRDRYRGTGRLAAVVVAVADPPALARFWTEAAAWPVTEVNDRFAALRHPSGTGPFLELIRSPAPKLGKNRLHLDLAPYPDDDPATEVARLRSLGATPADIGQGEVTWTVLADPEGNELCVLSPR, from the coding sequence GGCACCCGGCTGGTCAACCTCGTGGTCGACGCCGCCTCTCCGGCGGCGTCGGCCCGCTGGTGGGCCGACGCCCTCGGCTGGCGGGTGACCCTGGAGCAGCCCGACGAGGTCGTGGTCGAGCCGCCCGAGCCGGACGGCCTTGGCCTCCCGCTGGTGTTCGTCCCCGTGCCCGAGCCCAAGACCGGCCCCAACCGGGTCCACCTCGACCTGGCCAGCCCGTCCGCCGCCGACCAGGCGGCCCTGGTCGCGCGCCTGACCGCGCTCGGGGCCACCCCGGCCGACGTCGGCCAGGGCGAGGTCCCCTGGGTGGTCCTGGCCGACCCGGACGGCAACGAGCTCTGCGTCCTGGAGCCCCGCGACCGCTACCGCGGCACCGGCCGCCTCGCCGCCGTGGTCGTCGCCGTCGCCGACCCGCCGGCCCTGGCCCGCTTCTGGACCGAGGCCGCCGCCTGGCCCGTGACCGAGGTCAACGACCGCTTCGCCGCCCTCCGCCACCCGTCGGGCACCGGCCCGTTCCTGGAGCTGATCCGCTCGCCCGCCCCCAAGCTGGGCAAGAACCGCCTCCACCTCGACCTCGCCCCCTACCCGGACGACGACCCCGCCACCGAGGTCGCCCGCCTCCGCTCCCTCGGCGCCACCCCGGCCGACATCGGCCAGGGCGAGGTCACCTGGACCGTCCTCGCCGACCCCGAGGGCAACGAGCTCTGCGTGCTCTCCCCGCGTTGA